A stretch of the Lolium perenne isolate Kyuss_39 chromosome 3, Kyuss_2.0, whole genome shotgun sequence genome encodes the following:
- the LOC139838208 gene encoding uncharacterized protein codes for MAFDHGKDACDALKAKFGVSDADTELYVMEQYYDYKMTDERSVVEQAHEIQSLAKELEQFKCTLLDKFVAAGIISKLSPSWMNFATSLKHKRQEFSVSDLIGSLHMEEKARAKDTRARSFEGGSSANVVQKKNFQSHKSKNKNNRKGKFDEKNKASNSTNFKRKTPYKKKGNYHVCGAPGHWAPDCPERHDRCGNSGKSANVVIGIDTEMKDIGSQGLHPC; via the exons atggctttcgaccatggtAAAGATGCGTGCGATGCGCTCAaggccaaatttggggtctcggacgctgacactgaattgtatgtcatggagcaatactatgactacaaaatgactgatgagcgctccgtggttgagcaggctcatgagattcagtcccttgccaaagaactcgagcagtttaagtgtaccttactAGACAAATTTGTGGCCGCTGGCATTATTTCCAAGCTTTCTCCTTCGTGGATGAAttttgctacttctctgaaacataagagacaagagttttccgtttcggatctcattggctcgcttcatatggaagagaaggcgagagcaaaggacacacgcgctcgtagttttgagggaggttctagtgccaatgtggtacagaagaagaacttccaatctcacaagtctaagaataagaacaatagaaaaggcaagtttgacgagaagaacaaagcctccaactcaaccaacttcaagaggaagactccttataagaagaaagggaactaccatgtttgtggcgctcctggacattgggctcctgattgcccagaacgccatgatcggtgtgggaacagcggcaagtccgcaaatgttgttattggcattgatactgagatgaaggacattgg gtcgcaaggGCTTCATCCGTGctga